In the Kitasatospora terrestris genome, one interval contains:
- a CDS encoding DNA-directed RNA polymerase subunit beta', which yields MLDVNFFDELRIGLATADDIRQWSHGEVKKPETINYRTLKPEKDGLFCEKIFGPTRDWECYCGKYKRVRFKGIICERCGVEVTRAKVRRERMGHIELAAPVTHIWYFKGVPSRLGYLLDLAPKDLEKVIYFAAYMITWVDDERRQRDLPSLEAHISVERQQIENRRDADLEARAKKAETDLAELEAEGAKADVRRKVREGAEREMKQLRDRTQREIDRLDEVWARFKNLKVQDLEGDELLYRELRDRFGTYFSGSMGAAALKDRLESFDLAEEAERLREIIRTGKGQKKTRALKRLKVVSAFLQTSNKPKGMVLDCVPVIPPDLRPMVQLDGGRFATSDLNDLYRRVINRNNRLKRLLDLGAPEIIVNNEKRMLQEAVDALFDNGRRGRPVTGPGNRPLKSLSDMLKGKQGRFRQNLLGKRVDYSARSVIVVGPQLKLHQCGLPKAMALELFKPFVMKRLVDLNHAQNIKSAKRMVERARPVVWDVLEEVIAEHPVLLNRAPTLHRLGIQAFEPQLVEGKAIQIHPLVCTAFNADFDGDQMAVHLPLSAEAQAEARILMLSSNNILKPADGRPVTMPTQDMVLGLFFLTSDREEVKGGGRSFSSTAEAIMAFDARELDVQAPIDLRMPAGTVPPRGWVAPVDEDGQPTWFEGEPFRITTTLGRALFNELLPEDYPFVDYEVGKKQLSAIVNDLAERYPKVVVAATLDNLKAAGFHWSTRSGVTVSISDVIVPPSKPAILEGYEAQAEKVQKQYERGLITDNERKSELVGIWTRATNEVAEAMAANFPKTNPIFMMVDSGARGNMMQMRQIAGMRGLVSNAKNETIARPIKASFREGLSVLEYFISTHGARKGLADTALRTADSGYLTRRLVDVSQDVIIREEDCGTERGLKLSIGSVGADGVLRKADDVETSVYARMLAEDITVDGKLLATANTDLGDVLIDELIRHDISEVKTRSILTCESAVGTCAMCYGRSLATGKLVDIGEAVGIIAAQSIGEPGTQLTMRTFHTGGVAGDDITQGLPRVVELFEARTPKGVAPISEAQGRVRIEDTEKTRKLVVTPDDGSDEIAYPVSKRVKLLVSEGEAVEVGQKLTVGATNPHDVLRIMGQRAVQIHLVAEVQKVYNSQGVSIHDKHIEIIIRQMLRRVTIIESGDAELLPGELVERGRFETENRRVVSEGGHPASGRPQLMGITKASLATESWLSAASFQETTRVLTDAAIHAKSDPLLGLKENVILGKLIPAGTGLPRYRNIRVEPTEEAKAAMYSAVGYDDYDLSPFGAGSGQAVPLDDYDYGPYTG from the coding sequence GTGCTTGACGTCAACTTCTTCGACGAGCTCCGCATCGGCCTGGCCACCGCCGACGACATCCGCCAGTGGTCCCACGGCGAGGTCAAGAAGCCGGAGACCATCAACTACCGCACCCTGAAGCCCGAAAAGGACGGCCTCTTCTGCGAGAAGATCTTCGGCCCGACCCGGGACTGGGAGTGCTACTGCGGTAAGTACAAGCGCGTCCGCTTCAAGGGCATCATCTGCGAGCGCTGCGGCGTCGAGGTCACTCGCGCCAAGGTCCGCCGCGAGCGGATGGGCCACATCGAGCTGGCCGCCCCGGTCACCCACATCTGGTACTTCAAGGGTGTCCCGTCCCGCCTGGGCTACCTGCTCGACCTGGCGCCGAAGGACCTCGAGAAGGTCATCTACTTCGCCGCCTACATGATCACCTGGGTGGACGACGAGCGCCGTCAGCGCGACCTGCCGTCCCTCGAGGCGCACATCTCGGTCGAGCGCCAGCAGATCGAGAACCGCCGCGACGCCGACCTCGAGGCCCGCGCCAAGAAGGCCGAGACCGACCTGGCCGAGCTGGAGGCGGAGGGCGCCAAGGCCGACGTCCGCCGCAAGGTCCGCGAGGGCGCCGAGCGCGAGATGAAGCAGCTCCGCGACCGCACCCAGCGCGAGATCGACCGCCTGGACGAGGTCTGGGCGCGCTTCAAGAACCTCAAGGTCCAGGACCTGGAGGGCGACGAGCTCCTCTACCGCGAGCTGCGTGACCGTTTCGGCACGTACTTCTCGGGCTCCATGGGTGCCGCCGCGCTCAAGGACCGCCTGGAGAGCTTCGACCTCGCCGAGGAGGCCGAGCGCCTCCGCGAGATCATCCGCACCGGCAAGGGCCAGAAGAAGACCCGTGCGCTCAAGCGCCTCAAGGTCGTCTCCGCCTTCCTGCAGACCAGCAACAAGCCCAAGGGCATGGTGCTCGACTGCGTCCCGGTGATCCCGCCGGACCTGCGTCCGATGGTGCAGCTGGACGGTGGCCGCTTCGCGACCTCCGACCTGAACGACCTGTACCGCCGCGTGATCAACCGCAACAACCGCCTGAAGCGCCTCCTCGACCTCGGTGCCCCCGAGATCATCGTGAACAACGAGAAGCGCATGCTCCAGGAGGCCGTTGACGCGCTCTTCGACAACGGCCGTCGTGGTCGCCCGGTCACGGGCCCCGGCAACCGTCCGCTGAAGTCGCTGTCCGACATGCTCAAGGGCAAGCAGGGCCGTTTCCGTCAGAACCTGCTCGGCAAGCGAGTCGACTACTCGGCCCGTTCGGTCATCGTCGTCGGCCCGCAGCTCAAGCTGCACCAGTGCGGCCTGCCCAAGGCGATGGCGCTGGAGCTCTTCAAGCCGTTCGTGATGAAGCGCCTGGTCGACCTGAACCACGCGCAGAACATCAAGTCGGCCAAGCGCATGGTCGAGCGCGCCCGTCCGGTCGTGTGGGACGTCCTCGAAGAGGTCATCGCCGAGCACCCGGTCCTGCTGAACCGTGCGCCCACCCTGCACCGCCTCGGCATCCAGGCCTTCGAGCCGCAGCTGGTCGAGGGCAAGGCCATCCAGATCCACCCGCTCGTCTGCACCGCGTTCAACGCGGACTTCGACGGTGACCAGATGGCCGTCCACCTGCCGCTCTCCGCGGAGGCGCAGGCCGAGGCCCGCATCCTGATGCTGTCCTCGAACAACATCCTCAAGCCGGCCGACGGCCGTCCGGTCACCATGCCGACCCAGGACATGGTGCTCGGTCTGTTCTTCCTCACCTCGGACCGCGAGGAGGTGAAGGGCGGTGGCCGCTCCTTCTCCTCCACCGCCGAGGCGATCATGGCCTTCGACGCCCGCGAGCTGGACGTCCAGGCCCCGATCGACCTGCGGATGCCGGCCGGCACCGTGCCGCCGCGCGGCTGGGTCGCCCCGGTCGACGAGGACGGGCAGCCGACCTGGTTCGAGGGTGAGCCCTTCCGCATCACCACGACCCTGGGCCGCGCGCTCTTCAACGAGCTGCTGCCCGAGGACTACCCGTTCGTCGACTACGAGGTCGGCAAGAAGCAGCTCTCGGCCATCGTCAACGACCTGGCCGAGCGCTACCCCAAGGTCGTCGTCGCCGCGACGCTGGACAACCTGAAGGCGGCCGGCTTCCACTGGTCGACCCGTTCCGGCGTCACCGTCTCGATCTCGGACGTCATCGTCCCGCCGAGCAAGCCCGCGATCCTCGAGGGCTACGAGGCGCAGGCCGAGAAGGTCCAGAAGCAGTACGAGCGCGGTCTGATCACGGACAACGAGCGCAAGTCCGAGCTGGTCGGCATCTGGACCCGCGCGACCAACGAGGTCGCCGAGGCCATGGCCGCGAACTTCCCGAAGACCAACCCCATCTTCATGATGGTCGACTCGGGTGCTCGTGGAAACATGATGCAGATGCGTCAGATCGCCGGTATGCGCGGTCTGGTGTCGAACGCGAAGAACGAGACCATCGCGCGCCCCATCAAGGCGTCGTTCCGTGAGGGTCTCTCCGTGCTGGAGTACTTCATCTCCACCCACGGTGCCCGTAAGGGTCTCGCCGACACCGCCCTGCGCACCGCCGACTCCGGCTACCTCACCCGTCGTCTGGTCGACGTCTCCCAGGACGTCATCATTCGCGAGGAGGACTGCGGCACCGAGCGCGGCCTCAAGCTGTCGATCGGCTCCGTGGGCGCCGACGGCGTGCTGCGCAAGGCCGACGACGTCGAGACCAGCGTCTACGCCCGCATGCTCGCCGAGGACATCACGGTGGACGGCAAGCTCCTCGCCACCGCCAACACCGACCTCGGTGACGTGCTGATCGACGAGCTGATCCGGCACGACATCAGCGAGGTCAAGACCCGCTCGATCCTCACCTGTGAGTCGGCGGTCGGCACCTGCGCCATGTGCTACGGCCGCTCGCTGGCCACCGGCAAGCTGGTCGACATCGGTGAGGCGGTCGGCATCATCGCCGCCCAGTCCATCGGTGAGCCCGGCACCCAGCTCACCATGCGCACCTTCCACACCGGTGGTGTGGCCGGTGACGACATCACCCAGGGTCTGCCCCGTGTCGTCGAGCTCTTCGAGGCCCGTACCCCCAAGGGTGTGGCCCCGATCTCGGAGGCCCAGGGCCGCGTCCGGATCGAGGACACCGAGAAGACCCGCAAGCTCGTCGTCACCCCCGACGACGGCAGCGACGAGATCGCCTACCCGGTCTCCAAGCGCGTCAAGCTGCTCGTCAGCGAGGGCGAGGCGGTCGAGGTCGGCCAGAAGCTGACCGTCGGTGCGACCAACCCGCACGACGTCCTGCGCATCATGGGCCAGCGTGCCGTCCAGATCCACCTGGTGGCCGAGGTCCAGAAGGTCTACAACTCGCAGGGCGTGTCGATCCACGACAAGCACATCGAGATCATCATCCGGCAGATGCTCCGCCGCGTGACGATCATCGAGTCGGGCGACGCCGAGCTGCTCCCGGGCGAGCTCGTCGAGCGCGGCCGCTTCGAGACCGAGAACCGTCGCGTGGTCTCCGAGGGCGGTCACCCCGCCTCCGGCCGTCCGCAGCTGATGGGTATCACCAAGGCCTCGCTGGCCACCGAGTCCTGGCTGTCGGCCGCCTCCTTCCAGGAGACGACCCGGGTCCTCACCGACGCGGCGATCCACGCCAAGTCGGACCCGCTGCTGGGCCTCAAGGAGAACGTCATCCTCGGTAAGCTCATCCCGGCCGGTACGGGTCTGCCCCGCTACCGCAACATCCGGGTCGAGCCGACCGAGGAGGCCAAGGCCGCCATGTACTCGGCCGTCGGCTACGACGACTACGACCTGTCGCCCTTCGGCGCCGGCTCCGGCCAGGCGGTCCCGCTGGACGACTACGACTACGGCCCGTACACCGGCTGA
- the rpoB gene encoding DNA-directed RNA polymerase subunit beta, translating into MAAPRNASNNSAASTAPLRVSFAKIKEPLEVPNLLALQTESFDWLLGNAAWKSRVEEALESGQDVPTTSGLEEIFEEISPIEDFSGSMSLTFRDHRFEPPKNSIDECKDRDFTYAAPLFVTAEFTNNETGEIKSQTVFMGDFPLMTNKGTFVINGTERVVVSQLVRSPGVYFDSTLDKVSDKDIYSCKVIPSRGAWLEMEIDKRDMVGVRIDRKRKQSVTVLLKALGWTNEMILEEFGEYESMRATLEKDHTQGQDDALLDIYRKLRPGEPPTREAAQTLLENLYFNPKRYDLAKVGRYKVNRKLGNAESLDSGVLTEPDIIGAIKYLVKLHAGETEWRDGDGRDIVIEVDDIDHFGNRRLRNVGELIQNQVRTGLARMERVVRERMTTQDVEAITPQTLINIRPVVASIKEFFGTSQLSQFMDQTNPLSGLTHKRRLSALGPGGLSRERAGFEVRDVHPSHYGRMCPIETPEGPNIGLIGSLASYGRVNAFGFIETPYRKVVDGVVTEQVDYLTADEEDRYVIAQANAPLTNDLHFAEPRVLVRRRGGEIDYIPGTEIDYMDVSPRQMVSVATAMIPFLEHDDANRALMGSNMMRQAVPLLKSEAPLVGTGMEYRCAVDAGDVITADKAGVVQEVSADYITVANDDGTYTTYRAAKFTRSNQGTSFNQKVLVDEGSRVEVNQVLADGPCTDEGEMALGKNLLVAFMSWEGHNYEDAIILSQRLVQDDVLSSIHIEEHEVDARDTKLGPEEITRDIPNVSEEVLADLDERGIIRIGADVVTGDILVGKVTPKGETELTPEERLLRAIFGEKAREVRDTSLKVPHGESGKVIGVRVFDREEGDELPPGVNQLVRVYVAQKRKITNGDKLAGRHGNKGVISKILPVEDMPFLEDGTPVDIILNPLGVPSRMNPGQVLEIHLGWLAKQGWDVSGLADEWAQRLQAIGADQVQGGTNLATPVFDGAREDEITGMLDNTTLTRDGERLVNSTGKARLFDGRSGEPFPMPVSVGYMYILKLHHLVDDKLHARSTGPYSMITQQPLGGKAQFGGQRFGEMEVWALEAYGAAYALQELLTIKSDDVLGRVKVYEAIVKGENIPEPGIPESFKVLIKEMQSLCLNVEVLSSDGQSIEMRDSDEDVFRAAEELGIDLSRREPSSVEEV; encoded by the coding sequence TTGGCCGCGCCGCGCAACGCCTCGAACAATTCCGCCGCATCCACCGCCCCGCTCCGCGTCTCGTTCGCGAAGATCAAGGAGCCCCTCGAGGTCCCGAACCTCCTCGCCCTGCAGACCGAGAGCTTTGACTGGCTGCTCGGCAACGCGGCCTGGAAGTCCCGGGTCGAGGAGGCGCTGGAGAGTGGTCAGGACGTCCCCACGACCTCTGGTCTGGAGGAGATCTTCGAGGAGATCTCCCCGATCGAGGACTTCAGCGGGTCGATGTCGCTGACCTTCCGCGACCACCGTTTCGAGCCGCCGAAGAACTCCATCGACGAGTGCAAGGACCGCGACTTCACCTACGCGGCCCCGCTCTTCGTCACCGCGGAGTTCACCAACAACGAGACCGGTGAGATCAAGTCCCAGACGGTCTTCATGGGCGACTTCCCGCTCATGACCAACAAGGGCACCTTCGTCATCAACGGCACCGAGCGTGTCGTCGTGTCTCAGCTGGTGCGCTCCCCCGGCGTCTACTTCGACTCCACCCTGGACAAGGTGTCCGACAAGGACATCTACTCCTGCAAGGTCATCCCCTCGCGCGGTGCCTGGCTGGAGATGGAGATCGACAAGCGCGACATGGTCGGTGTCCGCATCGACCGCAAGCGCAAGCAGTCGGTCACCGTGCTGCTCAAGGCCCTCGGCTGGACCAACGAGATGATTCTCGAGGAGTTCGGCGAGTACGAGTCGATGCGCGCCACCCTGGAGAAGGACCACACCCAGGGCCAGGACGACGCCCTCCTCGACATCTACCGCAAGCTGCGCCCGGGCGAGCCGCCCACGCGTGAGGCCGCGCAGACGCTGCTGGAGAACCTGTACTTCAACCCGAAGCGCTACGACCTCGCGAAGGTCGGCCGCTACAAGGTGAACCGCAAGCTGGGCAACGCCGAGTCCCTGGACTCCGGCGTGCTCACCGAGCCGGACATCATCGGCGCGATCAAGTACCTGGTGAAGCTGCACGCCGGCGAGACCGAGTGGCGCGACGGCGACGGCCGCGACATCGTCATCGAGGTCGACGACATCGACCACTTCGGCAACCGTCGTCTCCGCAACGTCGGCGAGCTGATCCAGAACCAGGTCCGTACGGGTCTCGCCCGCATGGAGCGCGTCGTGCGCGAGCGCATGACCACCCAGGACGTCGAGGCGATCACGCCGCAGACCCTGATCAACATCCGGCCGGTCGTCGCCTCCATCAAGGAGTTCTTCGGCACCAGCCAGCTGTCGCAGTTCATGGACCAGACGAACCCGCTGTCGGGCCTGACCCACAAGCGTCGTCTGTCCGCGCTCGGCCCCGGTGGTCTGTCCCGTGAGCGGGCCGGCTTCGAGGTCCGAGACGTGCACCCCTCGCACTACGGCCGCATGTGTCCGATCGAGACCCCCGAAGGCCCGAACATCGGTCTGATCGGCTCGCTCGCCTCCTACGGCCGGGTCAACGCGTTCGGCTTCATCGAGACCCCGTACCGCAAGGTCGTCGACGGTGTGGTCACCGAGCAGGTGGACTACCTCACCGCCGACGAGGAGGACCGTTACGTCATCGCGCAGGCCAACGCCCCGCTGACGAACGACCTGCACTTCGCGGAGCCCCGCGTCCTGGTCCGCCGCCGCGGCGGCGAGATCGACTACATCCCGGGCACCGAGATCGACTACATGGACGTCTCGCCGCGCCAGATGGTGTCGGTCGCGACCGCCATGATCCCCTTCCTCGAGCACGACGACGCCAACCGCGCGCTCATGGGCTCGAACATGATGCGCCAGGCGGTGCCGCTGCTGAAGAGCGAGGCCCCGCTGGTCGGCACCGGCATGGAGTACCGCTGCGCGGTCGACGCCGGCGACGTGATCACCGCCGACAAGGCCGGTGTGGTGCAGGAGGTCTCGGCCGACTACATCACCGTGGCCAACGACGACGGCACCTACACCACGTACCGTGCCGCCAAGTTCACCCGTTCCAACCAGGGCACCTCCTTCAACCAGAAGGTGCTCGTCGACGAGGGCTCCCGCGTCGAGGTCAACCAGGTGCTGGCCGACGGCCCCTGCACCGACGAGGGCGAGATGGCCCTCGGCAAGAACCTCCTCGTGGCGTTCATGTCGTGGGAGGGTCACAACTACGAGGACGCGATCATCCTGTCGCAGCGCCTCGTCCAGGACGACGTCCTCTCCTCGATCCACATCGAGGAGCACGAGGTCGACGCCCGTGACACCAAGCTGGGCCCCGAGGAGATCACCCGGGACATCCCGAACGTCTCCGAGGAGGTCCTCGCCGACCTCGACGAGCGCGGCATCATCCGGATCGGCGCCGACGTCGTCACCGGCGACATCCTGGTCGGCAAGGTCACCCCGAAGGGTGAGACCGAGCTGACCCCGGAGGAGCGCCTGCTCCGCGCGATCTTCGGTGAGAAGGCGCGCGAGGTCCGCGACACCTCGCTGAAGGTGCCGCACGGCGAGTCCGGCAAGGTCATCGGCGTCCGCGTCTTCGACCGCGAGGAGGGGGACGAGCTTCCCCCGGGCGTGAACCAGCTGGTCCGCGTCTACGTCGCCCAGAAGCGCAAGATCACCAACGGTGACAAGCTCGCCGGCCGTCACGGCAACAAGGGCGTCATCTCCAAGATCCTGCCGGTCGAGGACATGCCGTTCCTGGAGGACGGCACCCCGGTCGACATCATCCTCAACCCGCTGGGTGTCCCGTCCCGAATGAACCCGGGACAGGTCCTGGAGATCCACCTCGGGTGGCTCGCCAAGCAGGGCTGGGACGTCTCCGGCCTCGCCGACGAGTGGGCCCAGCGCCTGCAGGCGATCGGCGCCGACCAGGTCCAGGGCGGCACCAACCTCGCCACCCCGGTCTTCGACGGCGCCCGCGAGGACGAGATCACCGGCATGCTGGACAACACCACCCTCACCCGTGACGGTGAGCGCCTGGTGAACTCCACCGGCAAGGCCCGGCTGTTCGACGGCCGCTCCGGCGAGCCGTTCCCGATGCCGGTCTCGGTCGGCTACATGTACATCCTCAAGCTGCACCACCTGGTCGACGACAAGCTGCACGCCCGCTCGACCGGCCCGTACTCGATGATCACCCAGCAGCCGCTCGGTGGTAAGGCGCAGTTCGGTGGTCAGCGCTTCGGTGAGATGGAGGTGTGGGCCCTGGAGGCGTACGGCGCCGCGTACGCACTGCAGGAGCTCCTCACCATCAAGTCCGACGACGTCCTCGGCCGCGTCAAGGTCTACGAGGCCATCGTCAAGGGCGAGAACATCCCCGAGCCCGGCATTCCCGAGTCCTTCAAGGTCCTCATCAAGGAAATGCAGTCGCTCTGCCTCAACGTGGAGGTGCTGTCCTCGGACGGCCAGTCCATCGAGATGCGTGACTCCGACGAAGACGTGTTCCGCGCCGCCGAGGAGCTCGGCATTGACCTGTCCCGGCGCGAGCCGAGCAGCGTCGAAGAGGTCTGA
- the rplL gene encoding 50S ribosomal protein L7/L12 translates to MAKLSQDDLLAQFEEMTLIELSEFVKAFEEKFDVTAAAPAAAVVVAGGAGGAEAAVEEQDEFDVILDGAGDKKIQVIKEVRALTSLGLKEAKDLVDTAGAKVLEKVAKDVAEKAKAQLEGAGAKVTVK, encoded by the coding sequence ATGGCGAAGCTGTCCCAGGACGACCTGCTCGCGCAGTTCGAGGAGATGACCCTCATCGAGCTCTCCGAGTTCGTGAAGGCCTTCGAGGAGAAGTTCGACGTCACCGCTGCCGCCCCGGCCGCTGCCGTCGTCGTTGCCGGCGGTGCCGGTGGCGCCGAGGCCGCTGTCGAGGAGCAGGACGAGTTCGACGTCATCCTCGACGGCGCCGGCGACAAGAAGATCCAGGTCATCAAGGAGGTGCGCGCCCTCACCTCCCTCGGCCTGAAGGAGGCCAAGGACCTCGTCGACACCGCCGGTGCGAAGGTTCTCGAGAAGGTCGCCAAGGACGTTGCCGAGAAGGCCAAGGCGCAGCTCGAGGGCGCTGGCGCCAAGGTCACCGTCAAGTGA
- the rplJ gene encoding 50S ribosomal protein L10, which translates to MARPDKAAAVAEITELFRGSNAAVLTEYRGLSVKQVKNLRRSLGGNAQYAVVKNTLTKIAANEAGISSLDDLFAGPTAVAFVTGDPVESAKALRDFAKENPALIIKGGVLDGKALSADEIKKLADLESREVLLSKLAGAMKGKQSQAAALFQALPSKLVRTVEALRVKVEEGGAGTPAPAAEEAAAE; encoded by the coding sequence ATGGCCAGGCCCGACAAGGCTGCTGCCGTCGCCGAGATCACGGAGCTTTTCCGTGGCTCGAACGCGGCCGTGCTGACCGAGTACCGCGGTCTCTCGGTGAAGCAGGTCAAGAACCTGCGTCGCTCGCTGGGTGGGAACGCCCAGTACGCCGTGGTGAAGAACACGCTGACCAAGATTGCGGCCAACGAGGCCGGGATCTCTTCGCTCGACGACCTGTTCGCGGGTCCGACGGCTGTCGCCTTCGTCACCGGTGACCCGGTGGAGTCGGCGAAGGCTCTGCGTGACTTCGCCAAGGAGAACCCCGCCCTGATCATCAAGGGCGGTGTCCTTGACGGCAAGGCGCTGTCGGCTGACGAGATCAAGAAGCTCGCGGACCTCGAGTCCCGCGAGGTTCTGCTCTCCAAGCTGGCCGGTGCCATGAAGGGCAAGCAGTCCCAGGCTGCCGCGCTCTTCCAGGCTCTGCCGTCGAAGCTCGTCCGGACCGTGGAGGCCCTCCGCGTCAAGGTCGAGGAGGGCGGTGCCGGTACGCCGGCTCCCGCCGCCGAGGAAGCGGCCGCGGAGTAG
- the rplA gene encoding 50S ribosomal protein L1, with protein sequence MKRSKALKAADAQVDRSRIYAPLEAIRLAKATSTTKFDGTVEVAMRLGVDPRKADQMVRSTVILPHGTGKTARVLVFATGDRAEAARAAGADIVGSDELIDEVAKGRLDFDAVVATPDLMGKVGRLGRVLGPRGLMPNPKTGTVTPDVAKAVNDIKGGKIEFRVDKHSNLHLIIGKASFTDEQLVENYGAALDEVLRAKPAAAKGRYIKKIAFSTTIGPGIQVDPNRTRNLLVEEDPAAV encoded by the coding sequence GTGAAGCGCAGCAAGGCCCTCAAGGCCGCGGACGCCCAGGTCGACCGCAGCCGCATCTACGCCCCGCTCGAGGCGATCCGCCTCGCCAAGGCGACCTCCACCACCAAGTTCGACGGCACCGTCGAGGTCGCCATGCGTCTGGGCGTCGACCCGCGCAAGGCCGACCAGATGGTCCGCAGCACCGTCATCCTCCCGCACGGCACCGGTAAGACCGCTCGGGTCCTGGTCTTCGCGACCGGTGACCGTGCCGAGGCCGCGCGTGCTGCGGGCGCCGACATCGTCGGCTCGGACGAGCTGATCGACGAGGTCGCCAAGGGCCGCCTGGACTTCGACGCCGTCGTCGCCACCCCGGACCTCATGGGCAAGGTCGGCCGCCTCGGCCGCGTGCTCGGTCCCCGTGGCCTGATGCCGAACCCGAAGACCGGCACCGTCACCCCCGATGTCGCCAAGGCTGTCAACGACATCAAGGGCGGCAAGATCGAGTTCCGCGTCGACAAGCACTCGAACCTGCACCTGATCATCGGTAAGGCCTCCTTCACCGACGAGCAGCTGGTCGAGAACTACGGCGCCGCGCTGGACGAGGTCCTCCGGGCCAAGCCCGCCGCCGCCAAGGGCCGCTACATCAAGAAGATCGCCTTCTCGACCACCATCGGCCCCGGCATCCAGGTGGACCCGAACCGCACCCGCAACCTCCTCGTCGAGGAGGACCCGGCCGCGGTCTGA
- the rplK gene encoding 50S ribosomal protein L11 yields the protein MPPKKKKITGLIKLQINAGAANPAPPVGPALGQHGVNIMEFCKAYNAATESQRGMIVPVEITVYEDRSFTFITKTPPAARLILKAAGVDKGSAEPHKTKVAKLTSAQVREIATVKLPDLNANDLDAAEKIIAGTARSMGITVEG from the coding sequence ATGCCTCCCAAGAAGAAGAAGATCACGGGGCTTATCAAGCTCCAGATCAACGCCGGTGCTGCCAACCCGGCCCCGCCGGTCGGCCCCGCGCTGGGTCAGCACGGCGTCAACATCATGGAGTTCTGCAAGGCCTACAACGCGGCCACCGAGTCGCAGCGCGGCATGATCGTGCCGGTGGAGATCACGGTCTACGAGGACCGCTCCTTCACCTTCATCACGAAGACCCCGCCGGCCGCGCGCCTCATCCTGAAGGCCGCCGGTGTCGACAAGGGCTCCGCCGAGCCGCACAAGACCAAGGTCGCCAAGCTGACCTCGGCCCAGGTGCGCGAGATCGCCACGGTGAAGCTCCCCGACCTGAACGCCAACGACCTGGACGCGGCGGAGAAGATCATCGCCGGCACCGCCCGGTCGATGGGCATCACCGTCGAGGGCTGA
- the nusG gene encoding transcription termination/antitermination protein NusG: MSDSPLYDADETVREADVAAELDAAEAADAEADQEIVDAADAELDEVEAAEEEAGEPAEAAALHEAGEDDGAAADEAFAEAVAEVEADADAEAAPAEESDPVAEFREQLRIAPGEWYVIHTYAGYENRVKQNLEQRAVSLNVEDYIFESQVPQEEVVQIKNGDRKTIRQNKLPGYVLVRMDLTPESWGVVRNTPGVTGFVGNAYDPYPLTLDEVVKMLAPDVERAAAKEAGKPSPVKPSEIQVLDFEVGDSVTVTDGPFATLQATINEINPDSKKVKGLVEIFGRETPVELSFDQITKN, encoded by the coding sequence GTGTCCGATTCCCCCCTGTACGACGCCGACGAGACCGTCCGCGAGGCGGATGTCGCCGCCGAGCTGGACGCGGCCGAGGCTGCCGATGCCGAGGCTGACCAGGAGATCGTCGACGCCGCGGACGCCGAGCTGGACGAGGTCGAGGCCGCCGAGGAGGAGGCCGGCGAGCCCGCCGAGGCCGCCGCGCTGCACGAGGCCGGTGAGGACGACGGGGCCGCCGCCGACGAGGCGTTCGCCGAGGCCGTCGCCGAGGTCGAGGCCGACGCCGACGCCGAGGCCGCCCCGGCGGAGGAGAGCGACCCGGTCGCCGAGTTCCGCGAGCAGCTCCGGATCGCCCCGGGCGAGTGGTACGTCATCCACACCTACGCGGGCTACGAGAACCGGGTGAAGCAGAACCTGGAGCAGCGGGCCGTCTCGCTGAACGTCGAGGACTACATCTTCGAGTCCCAGGTTCCGCAGGAGGAGGTCGTCCAGATCAAGAACGGCGACCGCAAGACGATCCGGCAGAACAAGCTCCCCGGCTACGTCCTGGTGCGCATGGACCTGACCCCGGAGTCCTGGGGCGTGGTGCGCAACACCCCCGGCGTCACCGGCTTCGTCGGCAACGCCTACGACCCGTACCCGCTGACCCTGGACGAGGTCGTCAAGATGCTCGCCCCGGACGTGGAGCGCGCCGCCGCCAAGGAGGCCGGCAAGCCGTCGCCGGTCAAGCCGAGCGAGATCCAGGTGCTGGACTTCGAGGTCGGCGACTCGGTCACCGTCACCGACGGTCCGTTCGCCACCCTGCAGGCGACCATCAACGAGATCAACCCGGACTCGAAGAAGGTCAAGGGCCTGGTCGAGATCTTCGGCCGGGAGACCCCGGTCGAGCTCTCCTTCGACCAGATCACCAAGAACTGA
- the secE gene encoding preprotein translocase subunit SecE yields MTETTGSTATPESGNPEGADGADDTAAADAKLSRRERRRANKAAGGEGGKKSGKRAKKGLFARIAIFYRQIIAELRKVVWPTRNELMQYTTVVVVFVIVMMLLVAGLDWGFSKLSFWVFG; encoded by the coding sequence GTGACGGAGACCACGGGCTCCACCGCAACGCCTGAGAGCGGCAACCCCGAGGGTGCCGACGGCGCGGACGACACCGCTGCCGCGGACGCCAAGCTCTCCCGGCGCGAGCGCCGGCGTGCCAACAAGGCCGCCGGTGGCGAGGGCGGCAAGAAGTCCGGCAAGCGGGCCAAGAAGGGCCTGTTCGCCCGGATCGCGATCTTCTATCGCCAGATCATCGCCGAGCTGCGCAAGGTCGTCTGGCCGACCCGCAACGAGCTGATGCAGTACACCACCGTCGTGGTGGTCTTCGTCATCGTGATGATGCTGCTGGTGGCCGGCCTCGACTGGGGCTTCTCCAAGCTCAGCTTCTGGGTCTTCGGCTGA